GGCTAAATATATTACACATTATATCTAATATTTTATGCACCAGTGGTTCTGTAGATTGTATTTCCCCCCCAGGGATCTGACCATCTGCGCTCTAgttctttgtttcattttaacttCAACTTTGAAACAGGCAACTGAGCTGTCACCAGTGAAGTGTCACAAAAGCAGTGGGATCTGTGTAAAAGGACAAAATTCTGGTGCTAATATTGGCTTCTCTCTGTGAAGCATGTGTCAATAATGTGACAGCTATATCATCTACAGATGTCTGTGGTGATTTAATCAACTAAAGACTGACTGCCTGACTGCCTTCATCACATTAAATATGCTCTGAATCTTCTCATGAAGTCACAGATAATGACAGTCCTTTTAGTCAAGTTATAACTTGACAGCTTGATTACAGCTGCCTACAGACGAAGAAGTAAACcctttgtgtttgtcagaaGTACAACCACTGTGTTGTCTTTAGGGAAAAGTACTGCATTTTTTGTGTATAAATGTTCTTTTGCGGAGAGCTTTGTGAAAATAAAGCCCCTCTCATGTCTGTTAAATGTGAAGCCACAGCTAGCAGCTAGTTAGCTTACCTAAGCATAGGGACTACAACCAGTAGTTTGTCCAATTTTTTAAGAAGCTTCACCAATACCCATGATGCTCACTTATTTACATGTTGTATCACATCTTtgtaatcaataaaaataaatggtgCTTGGTCAAGGGACTTGTGTTAACTGCATCTAATGGGTACTTTCACTTATTAAAAAACTTTACAGTGAGGTttcaagggggaaaaaaaattggGCTAGAGTTTTTGTACGGATGCAACTAACAAGATCAAATAGACTGATATCTAAGTAAAGTACCTTCCAGTAGTATCCTAAAGACGTCTCTGAGGATTGTGACGGTGGTGCAGAGGACAAAGACGGAGAACAGGAACGTACAGATGGGATCTGCAATTTTATACTCGGGCtgtaaaagaggaaaaaaatagagTTACCGAGTGCACACAAGAGACATCAGACGGTGTTTGTTTCAGGTCACAACAAAGAGAACATGTTGCAAGATGACTGAAAAGCTTTACCCACTCTGAATAAATTAAAGACGACAAACTGGCTTCACATGAAATCACATCACgttgtattttatattcaacatgtAGGATTATTCTAttgttttaacttgtttttttttgtgttttttgagaAGTAGGAAAGCAACATAGATCATCTACATCAGTAAAAGTGAAAATATACCAGAAAATACTCCATACTACTACATGTAAAAGTCCAAGATGAAGTAATTTGAATTTGACAGAAATGTCACGAGCTAAATGTGCAATGTCTTAACTTAAAGTACTCATTCTTACATTAGATATTctgtaaaactttaaataaaggcccAACCCAAAAAAAGACCCTAGTCCCTTttactagcctggtgttgctgcaAGTTTTGATACACAAAGGTATCAAAACTAAGTAGAAAAAGTAGCACAGCAGGTTGGCATAGCTGCTGTCTCACAAAGCGAGATCAAATTAGTGATTtctaatttcatttttaaacaatatccCAAATGTGTACAATTACATATTCTGTCTggtgtaaatgaaaaaaaatgtctttcccaTCTTTGCTATGCACGagttttgtttgaaacaaaTGAAAGGCCCGTCTCGTGTTgacgcctgtcccaaataaaggcagcaTCATTTCATGGACTGAAGGAACTAAAAGCCCGGGCTTAAATTTGAAGTTTTATGGTGCATGTATCTAAATGCTTAGGGATATGATGAATTCTTAAGATGCTTTGTAAAGGATCGATCAGAAGTATGATACTAAATGCTAAATAATTTGAGTTATAACTACAATACTTCTCTGTGCAGTGTAGTGGAGAAGAAGTATAAAGTAGCATGAGATGAAAATACTCAGGTAAAATTCCAAAAAATCTGCAGAAAACGACCTAAAACTCAAGTCAACTTGACGTTTCGGTCTCACCCTAACATGAATGTGATCTATTATCTGACCCGAAAGTAGATGATGGTCGCTGCCACCATGACGCCGACGCTCTGCAGCAGATCTCCGACCACATGGATGAAGGCGGCCCGGACGCTCGTGTTGCTATGGCCACCGAGGAGTGAGTGGGAGTGGCCGTGGCCGTGAGAGACGGGACTGTGGCCGTCCTCGTCGATCTGGTGGTAACCGCTGCCGTGGGAGTGGAAGGTGGTGGAGTGGTGGAGGATGTAGGCCATGCTGTGGAAAGACAGAGGTATTTCAATTACACGCTGGAGTCGTATCaagcatttattaaaaaaaggtgtaGGTCTGACCTTTGAAATGTActttgaaacaaagaaaaaatgtcCCCAAGGGAACATTCATGATTCCAAGTCAAAAACGATGTCCTTGACTTACAAAAAAAGTTctcgccattcctctgcaatgaccattttatttaaaaagtcgtccattcaggcgtctctgctcgtcGTCATAActctgtatttatgtgtgagcgtgtaaaAAGTCAAATTAGCATCGTTAACAACAGCACTAGTGTGGTTACGTCTaccatcgcactaatctcaagtaaacaaaagtgacagcatCGAACAATGACGtcaaacggaggagaaaccggcgcACAGTGTGACGTTACACGCCCAAAACTCCAAAACTACACATGAACACCTCAAAAGGAGTTAATGAAactcttcaccctggaaggattTTTCCCAAAGGTTAGTTTTCAGTTACCTAAAACACGTACTAAAGGTCAAAACGTACATAAAAACGTACGCTTTCAAAAATGACCGCCTACATGAGGACTAGGCCATACACTCAAGTTTGAAAACTGAGGACTTGAGACTTAACAAATTCACTTGGCATTCATGTCTAAAGACTCAACATAAACTTGAGACGGTTGGCTCAAAATAATTGACTTTTTCTAATTAAGTATTTCAACTCTTCTAGATAAGTTCCCTCTTTCCTGGGTAATTCAAAGTGCAAACATGCAAACCTGCTCGAACAGGATAGAGACCAAGAAACAATGCAAAAACTGCTAACATTTGGATTCAAAGATTGTCCTGTGGTTGGAGCTCAAAAGACGAGAACAACGATGTTCAGCTCAGAAATCAGTGGTCGAACCCTCACCTCTTACTACTCCCTTTAATTTAAAACCCACAGGTCTTCAATTAGGAGGCTTGTTGTTCATTTCTACAAAATGTTGAATATCAGTCAGAATAAAAGGTGTGAGCGGGCTGCAGGAGACATTTAAAGAGATGTTCGCCCCTCATCCTGACTGAGTGTTTCCATAAAACGATCACTGTCCAGCAGACTCTCTTCACACAGTGTCGAGCTCCAAGTGTCATCAGTAACTGTTCTCACACCGACATAATGTACCATATTAACACTCATTATGCCGAGCAGCACTCACATGATATTGACGATGACGGCACACCCGGAGGTGACCAGCATCACATGGCCATCGATCTCGTAGTCGTTGCGTACGATCCTCTCGATGGCTAAATAGACCAGAGCCCCCGTCACAATCCAGATGGAGATGACTGAGACGAACGCCCCGAGGAtctctgtggagagagagaaagaaatcttAATCACTtttacatattcacacacttcATCACACTCACAACAGCACCAGTGTGTCAGAGTATCTCAgcaggacatgaagttaagttACAGAACACATCGCTCAGAGGCAGAACCTCGACATCAAACGAGtgtcagacacacaaagacagagacccAGATGTTAAAGTGAGTTCATACTCCTAGCTTAGCTTATTTAATGTTTGAAATTTGATGTTTGTTAAGATTCTCTGAAGAAAGTGGACACATAGGGAGGAGTGGTCTTAAAGAGACACCAGCTGAAGGACAAAGTTAGCTGACAGATTAGATGCACTGCTTTGTCCACACGGGGCACCAACATCTACAGGtaacattaaagaggacatattatccctcttctccaccttttcaaacagtccccctgtggtctaaatgaaacatctgtgctgtgctttggtcaaaatataacatgaatcaagcaccagaggaggtttgtgaccctgtataaaccagctctctcagaacgctccgttttggtgtgtgtgtctctttaaatacaatgagcCCGCcttgagttttcccagtagacatcactcctctgtagagagaataaaaccTGTGTTAAAGTTTTGTTCccggctgggggtggagtccatgcgTGGcaataccaggggaggggaggagaggggatttttttttacctctgtgacatcacaaggagagcacatttgaaacagagcatttttctctgtgttgtaagacttatgcagaccacaaacaaaggactggatgggtttattttacatgctgtgggtcagtagacactcaggttacccaaatatatgttcaaaaacattgtacaagtggatttttcataatacgTCTCCTTTAAAGTTCATCCCAGGAGCTTTATACAGGCGCCATATGCACCTTGTTGAAGGTTATGTTATGTGATAccaaaagcatgtttttttgcCCAGATATTTTAGCCTTTGAGTTGAATAACACTGCTTTGAATTATTAGACAGGATATATATGGAGCACCACCTTAAGGAGGAAAAAGTGTAAGAGTCGCAGATGTAAATATGCTGACGGACTCATTTTGTGAAAGCTAATGCAGAGTTGTCATATTGTCTCCTCCATCTgctgaaaaacatcaaatgtaCACTACACTGAAAACTTGCTGccctgaaggagacacagattGGATTTAAACTCAAAGAGCAGAACAAAGAGTTTGTTACAGCCTCAAAACCCGGAGGCCGTAAACATATAGGGacagcacacacattgaaaggTTTAAACTCAGAGCTTTGTTTGTATTAATCCCCCCCAAAATAACAAAGAATAAACTAAAGAGAACCAAAGGGACTGGAGACTTCAGCCAAAAGGACAAAAGATGGGAAGGTACTGAGCTAGCAAAGCTAAACAAAATGACCTAATAGTTAAATTAAactaagagaaaacaaaaggccTGAAGTGATCTCCAGCCCAAACTAAATAAGCAAACCCAGCGATCTAAAAATGAGCGGGGGAAATAATAAATACCTGGGATGGGGAAAAAAGATGGTGAAACAAACCTTTTCTGCCCATCCCTCCAAACATCCCTTcatctcctccccctctttcctcACACCATCCCTCCACTCAGCCGTACAGTATATCTGATCCCTCGCACTGACCTGATCTGTGCCAGCCGAAGTTCATGGTTTTGGTGGGCGGTCTGGACGAGATCCACAGCGAGAACAGGCTCACCATCATGCTGCCGAAATCTGTCAGGAGGTGCGCCGCATCCGTCATGATGGCCAAGCTGTGGGCCAGGTAGCCTCCTGCAGGACACCAGGGAAACAAATCATCACATAGACTCCTCAAATCAACAAAGTTTGTGGAGATTTCTTAATTTTAATTTGGCATTTAGAAAATATATGTTAGAGCTCGACCGATTTTTTCAGCCAGCCGATATTAGCTTATGCAGTGACTAtcgtatcggctaattttatcgcaaaTATGCACCGATATAACTAGATtaattcaccagtcaaatagcattttaatttgagtatcattgtattacatTAGCAGCTCTcgttctggctgtcaccagcagagggcgctatatggattacaacaagcattatcactctcctgAGGGTCAAGCTGTGACGCACCTACATGGGCAGTTACCTTCCAGGTGAGTGGCCATCTTGTCTTCCTGatactgtatatcttttccGCAAGTGTTCTATCTATATCCATCAACCTAGATCAAACatagattttaaaaagatatcggccgatatagcGATATcggatatatttttttcctccccaatatcaatatcggtatcggccccaaaaattctgaatcggtcgggctctaatatTGTGAGTATTTGTAAAACCTTAAATCATAAATcaattttctgtttcagagtAATCCTTGCATGAAGGTGAATAATGTTCCTCATACAAACTAATGGAAATTATATACAACAAGgagcaaacacattttcactgaAGAGAAGTTTTatgtttatttgatttcttaGTGATCAAGCGGACGTGTTTTATGAAATGAAACTGTCTTTAAAAAGTTGCTGACGTGGAGAGTGCCTCCAGCCTCTGAGCAGTAACAGACTTTAATTACACCTATCCCACCGCCGTTTAAAGCTTTATAAAACGTGTAATTGAATGCAGTTACACACCGTCATCTGTATTAAAatataacttcttttttttttagtgcaacGCCCCGGGTAAAAAGGATGCGACAGTCTTTTATATCATCGTAAACATCCGGGCAATCGGCCAATGAATGTGCAGCACCATTTCATCCTCTCAGCATTAAAAACGTTTGAGGCTTTATTGTTGTTTAAGAAATAAATGTGCAGATTTGGATACTAAGGTGTGGTAAAGATGTTATTTCCTaaaattgcatataaaaaaaaaacaattattatgTCATAAATTAACTTCTGGATGTTTCCTCATACCCCTCTGATGTCTGAAGTGAACTCTGCTGTCGGAGCATTTTGAAAGCAGATGTTGTGAATCCAGAGACATTAAAGCTCCGTCACTCATGTGTCAGAAGAAACCACTTTCACCGACTGACACAAAGCTTCCGACGGAGCAGCTATGGCTTCATGAGATTTCCATCGGGACGGGCTGTCAGTTCTACTAAAACTTTACACGACATAAAAAAGTCCACTGCAGCTTCCTGACTAAACTCAAACTGACCTCCTGAACATCACAAGCTGTCCACACCAagaggggcgtgtccagacttttggCCCAAATGGGACACTGACTTTTGCAAGATTGGTCTGAAATGTGATACAATCCAATACTGTTTCAAACCTCACCAATCATATCTAcgttactttttattttttattttatttaacttttattcaccaaaacgtgcatacacacactcacacaataataataaaaaatgcaaacaagaggggaactgtggtacgatacagttttgcaagcagatttagacaaaaacgaacaaacaaacaaaacaaaaggaaaagggtcagtaaataaaatgagtgacaaaataagtaaatgagcaaacagggcaaagaaaaacatgtggGCAGTATAGTAACAacattatgtaaaataaaagtggTGAGATAGGTTGTacacatgatgatgatttttggtgttatttgtttttgttttgtttttcactttgtatgggTGCTAACATGATGATTGACTGtttgtaaattatattaaaattgtCATATCTACTTTATAACATGAGATAATGGCAACATTAACTGaaattttaatgacacaaaaataagcTTTATGTCCAAAGCCATAATTTACGGTACTTAAATAtgtgcatgcaaactcctgcacagtctaaCATTACCAGGTAGTTAATTACATGTAAGACAGCGTGCATAACTTTTCTTTACACCTGATTTATTAAAAAGATTCGCAAAATTtgtatttacaataaaagtacaaacaaacaaaaatatgttacattgatatgtaaagaaaaatcaTAGCAGCCTTTCTAAAAAATTACCTAATATTTGGTTTTaacataagtcccgcctctgacagggcaaatagtcaatcacagtttaggattttttgggggtggccaatcagatttctaggggGACCATGCCCATTGGATGATTTATTagtgttgtttatgtatttgtatgtctccagctgcaaacaaatttccctgtggggacaataaagataccgttgacctttgacctttgagtgTTGTGTCTGAAGAGGATACACTATTTTTCTCACCTATGACCTCTCCGATCATGAAGACGAGGCAGACGGCTGAGGCGATGTAGAGTTTCTTCTGGGCCAGCAGTCTGTCCCCGCCGTCCTCACACTTCAGAGCTTTGGCGCCGTGGCAGTGAGCGCCGACGGGCCGCTTCAGCTCGATGGCACCGGCCACGCCTCCATTCTTGAAAGGGAAGTCTGGATACTGGTCTTTAGAGTctggaaaggagctgcaggaaacaaaaagtgtgtttgttcatCCCTTTAGTTctactgttttaaaaacaagtttcattGAGCCGGATTTTAGTCATGAGAGCTGAACGAAATGCTGagttttccattttctctcacacacacgcacacacgcatatacacacacacacacacacacacacacacacacacacacacatacgtatacacacacacatacgtatacacacacacagccaggtTGCTGTTCTTTCCATGTGCAGTGAGGCAGTGAGGGAGAGCCGCAATGATGTGGCTAATGAGGtagaaaaaaactaatttggCCTCACTTGagataacaacacacacacactctctcaaacacacacacacacacacacacacacacacacacacacactctctcaaacacacacacacacacacacactctctcaaacacacacacacacacacacacactctctcaaacacacacacacacacacacacacacacacacacactcacacacacacactctctcaaacacacacacacacacacacacacacactctctcaaacacacacacacacacacacacacacacacacacacacacacacacacacactcacacacacacactcacacacacacactctctcaaacacacacacacactctctcaaacacacacacacacacacacacacacacacactcacacactcacacacacacactctctcaaacacacacacacacactctctcaaacacacacacacactctctcaaacacacacacacacacacacacactctctcaaacacacacacacactctctcaaacacacacatacacacacacacacacacacactctctcaaacacacacatacacacacacacacacacacacacacacactcacacacacacactctctcaaacacacacacacacacacacacacacacacacacacacactctctctcaaacacacacacacacacacacacacacacacacatacttaatGTCACACACTTCAGATTGGAGATTGCCAGTGTTCCATGATTAGCCTTTATatcacacaaacgcacacacacactctcacacacacacactaacacacacacacacacactaacacactcacactcacactaacacactctcacacacacacactaacacacacacacacactcacacacacacactcacacacacactcaggcgtCTTAAGGGATGCGCAGGCTGAAAAGAGGCGGCCGAGTGGAAAACAGATTTTGTTCAATTGTACCACTGGGACATGAGAGCAACCActccccccaacacacacacacacacacacacacacaccaactcaacacacacacacagctactaTACACACAGAACATATACCACACATTTGATGCCAGAGGGCAACAATATGTTCCAATGTGAGCATGGTGTTATGCAGATAAAACAGGCCAAACGTCTTCAAAGCATTCTTATAAAATAACATTAATGTCCGACTGTAggaacaaagacacacacagaacacgGCCTAAACTACAGACTAAGGTGTGTTAGCTTAAATACACCTCTCCTAGCTACGATCTGTTACACTTTCTTACTTAACCGAGTTTTTCCACAAGCAAATCAAAATGTTGagttctctgtttttctctctctctctctctctcgtccacacaaagacaaacacacatttgcacaggggcgtgtccagacttttttttgactcGGGTGTCCCAACCGGGGCACCGACTTTGAAAGTAGATGTGCAAAGTATTAATTCAcaatttaagaagaagaaactcaAAGCAgccttttgcaaaaaaaaaaaagacaaataggGAATCAcagttttggatttttttggaGTTGGCTAATCTGATTTTTCAAAGTTGGCTCATGCCTCCCCCGGCCACctctctggacacgcccctgcatgTGCATACACacccatgtttttatttttccttacTATAACATTTCCAACAAAATGTCCCCAAAAATATACTGAATAATGCTTGGAAAATATCAGATAACACTGGGAAAAAATACAAGTCAAGGTtcccaaaagaaaacagattatttatttattttctggattctttttgtggctttttttcttttgcatatCGGGCTGTAAATTGCGCCTAAAATCACTCtgtgtgtagccagcctaacACGTCAGTAAATTACGTTAAAGAAGTTCAAATTACCTCGAAATGTTTCTCCAAACGTGTGTTTTATGTTGAGCTAGAAGCTGATCAATCCGATGTATTTGGCAGAATTGTGAGttcaagacaaatttccccaaggggacaataaagtgttcCATCGTGTCGATT
The Labrus bergylta chromosome 15, fLabBer1.1, whole genome shotgun sequence DNA segment above includes these coding regions:
- the slc30a2 gene encoding zinc transporter 2; translated protein: MDNNAANSEKSHLMHENSAKTYSLKLQSSFPDSKDQYPDFPFKNGGVAGAIELKRPVGAHCHGAKALKCEDGGDRLLAQKKLYIASAVCLVFMIGEVIGGYLAHSLAIMTDAAHLLTDFGSMMVSLFSLWISSRPPTKTMNFGWHRSEILGAFVSVISIWIVTGALVYLAIERIVRNDYEIDGHVMLVTSGCAVIVNIIMAYILHHSTTFHSHGSGYHQIDEDGHSPVSHGHGHSHSLLGGHSNTSVRAAFIHVVGDLLQSVGVMVAATIIYFRPEYKIADPICTFLFSVFVLCTTVTILRDVFRILLEGSPKGIEFNSVKEVLLSVKAVKSMHSLHLWALTLGQSLVSVHLAIEEGTDAQSVLQEATDLLNTKFGFYSITIQVELYSEDMSHCSHCQDPCD